The segment AAGCTGCCCACTGCAGAGGATGCATCGAAGGTAGAATCAAAGGCGCAGGATTTGTAGTGGACATGGGACGCGGCGACCAAGCCGACTGGAGGAATTAATATGTTTATCAATCATGAGTATATCAGCAACCTGTTGAATCAAACGAAGAACGCCCCTTTATCAGAAATAGATGAGATCCTTACAAGAGCTGAAGCCTTCAAGGGACTATCTCACGAAGATGTAGCAAAACTTTTGACGCTGACTGACAGCGAACGCCTCACACGTATGTACAACATCGCAGGTAAAGTCAAAAAGAGCATCTACGGCGACAGGGTCGTCATGTTCGCACCGCTATATATCAGCGACTACTGCGTGAACAACTGCACCTACTGCGGTTACCAGCGCGACAACAAGTTCGCCCGCAGAAAGCTCACACAGGAAGAAATCAGAAAAGAAGTCATCTTGCTTGAAAAGATGGGCCACAAGCGCCTAGCCCTTGAAGTCGGCGAAGATCCAGTCAACGCGGACATCGACTACGTGGTGGAAAGCATCAAGACGATCTACGACACTTACGAATCAAACGGCGACATCAGAAGAATCAACGTAAACATCGCAGCTACCAGCGTTGAAGAATACAAGAAGTTAAAAGCGGCAGAGATAGGAACCTATATCCTCTTCCAAGAAACCTACCACAGACCGACCTACGAGATCAAGCATCCTAAAAGCCTAAAGGGCGACTACGAACGTCAGCTTTACGCGTTCGACAGAGCCATGCAGGCGGGTATCGACGATGTGGGCGCAGGTGTCCTGTTCGGACTTTACGATTACCAGTTCGAAGTGCTCGCACTCATGCTGCACAACGAAGAACTAGAAAAGCAACACGGCGTAGGCTTCCATACCATCTCTGTTCCAAGACTAAAAGCCGCAGACGGACTTAGCTTTGACGACTACCCGCACCTGGTTTCAGACGATGAGTTCAGAAAACTTGTGGCGATCATCAGACTTGCCGTTCCATTTGTAGGCATGATCCTTTCCACAAGAGAATCGGCCGAATTCAGAAAAGAGCTTCTAGGCTACGGCATCTCGCAGGTTAGCGCAGGCTCGTGCACAGGTGTGGGCGGATACAAAGAGCGTGAAGAAGGAATCAACCACGAACAGTTCCACACAGCCGATGACAGAAGCCCGATGGAAGTTGTTTCAGGACTCATCGAAGACGGCTACATCCCAAGCTACTGTACGGCGTGCTACCGTTCTGGAAGAACAGGCGACAGATTCATGCAGCTCGCAAAATCAGGCAGCATCGGATTTGTATGCGAACCCAACGCCCTGATGACCCTCATGGAGTACATCCACGACTACGGCGACGACGCATTAAGAGAAAAGACACTACCCATGATCTACGAAAAAGCCAACGCGATCCCAAGAGCAGACGTAAAAGAACTACTACTCACAAACCTCGAAAAGATAGCCGCAGGCGAAAGAGATTTATTCCTATAAACCAAAAGACGAAGTCAACCGACTTCGTCTTTATCTTTTTTATAACTTCAATCAGATGTAGGGGCGACGCCTTGTGTTCGCCCTCTCTCTAACGATGTGTTCAAAGAGACACACATAAAGAGGCTATAGCCATCAACGATTCCGTATCGAACCCTTGAGCAAACCCGCTCCCTTTTACAAATGTGAGAATCTAGTTCACCCTTCAATATTCTGTCCATTACTCTTTCGACCCTAGCGCCTATGCAATATAAGCGAATTCTCAATTTTATTTCTTAAGGAGCCTCTCAAGCTTTTCTCTGTATTCTCTGAGAGGCTGATAGATGTCAACTCTTCCCGATTGTAGCATCTCATCAATCAAATGAATTGCACTCTGATACCTCTGCGTACTCTCGTATATTCTCAACAAGTTATATCCAGCAGGAACACCATGATTGTTTATCCTATATATGCTTTCTGTAAGTTCCAAGGCTTCTTCAAACATTGAAGCTTCCCCAAGGACTCCTGTAATTATCTGAAGTGACTCTTCATTTATAATTCCTTTATCGATTATTCGAGTAAAAATTTCTAAACCTTCTTGCTTATTCCCACTTCTAATATGATATGCACCATACATTAATTGAGGACGCCAAGCATTTTCAAGTTTTGCGAATTCTTCGATCCTATCGTTAACCGTACTTTCACCAAATTTTTCTTTAATAATGGATAAGTACCAGGTAAATCCATTCTCCTGATTTGGATCTTGATTTAGCCCTCTCTCGAGAGTGCTAAATCCTCTATCGTTCTCACCCATTTCGTAATATACTTTTGCTAAATTTGTTAGAATCGTCCCGGTTTCTCCATTTTTCTTACAAAACTTCAAGAGAATTTTTTCTGCCTTTCTTAGCTCTTCATTTTTAAGTTAACGATGCCCATTATTGTATGAGACCGCTCCTTGAACGAATCAATTTTCAATAACCTTTTTGCAGGAGCGATCATCTCTGAATAGAACTCATCATTTAATGACATGAGAATTAGCTGATATAGCTTATTGCTGTCATTCCAAGCCTGCTTGATATTGTTCGGAAGTACTTTCGCTCTATATACATCATTGGGTACGGTCATCAATTTTCCATTTGCATCATAAAATTTTATCATTAGCTTAACCTTTCATTTGATATTTCACTTAGCGGGAATGCATCAAGCGATCTTGTTACTTTTTTCTTTCGTTTTTAGATGTAACTTATCGTTCGAAACAATTTGGTCGCAGAACCAAAGATGTGTCCCGAACTCCACTTTAGATTTTGTCCTTTGACTCCATACATCCCTTGTGCTTATGAAGTGTTCGTCGATATAAATTATTATGCTCCCGCAAATTACTTTAACTTAATAACAGAAGGTACACCATTACTCAAGACTAATCTATAAATCTCAACATTCGAATATTCAAGTAAGTTTCTTAATGAGCTCATATAAACGTCTGGAAAATCCAATCCACAAAATACAGCTTTAAGTGAATTATGAATATCTATGAAGTAATCCGACTTCTTATTATCAGTTAATAATAGAAGACGATACTCAAACTCATCTTTCCAATCTGTATTCTTAGTAAAAAACAAATCTTCTCTATATCTAATCAAATGTTCTGTTATGAAAAAATCTCTAAAATTTATCAATGCATCACTATTAATGTTAATGTGATAAGCTTTTCTGACATCTGTAGATGAATCCTTATATCTTATATCGCCACGGTATAGCTTAAAATTGTTATAAGTCTTCTTAATATCATCCACAAGATCATCTCTTGAGAAAGCCAAGCACAAACCTCTATGAAGATCACCATACTGTGCCCACATCCGCATCTTGAAGAATCCAGTTTTATAATAAGCATAAAGAGTATTATTATAAGTAAAAGTATGTACTACAG is part of the Fusibacter sp. A1 genome and harbors:
- the hydG gene encoding [FeFe] hydrogenase H-cluster radical SAM maturase HydG produces the protein MFINHEYISNLLNQTKNAPLSEIDEILTRAEAFKGLSHEDVAKLLTLTDSERLTRMYNIAGKVKKSIYGDRVVMFAPLYISDYCVNNCTYCGYQRDNKFARRKLTQEEIRKEVILLEKMGHKRLALEVGEDPVNADIDYVVESIKTIYDTYESNGDIRRINVNIAATSVEEYKKLKAAEIGTYILFQETYHRPTYEIKHPKSLKGDYERQLYAFDRAMQAGIDDVGAGVLFGLYDYQFEVLALMLHNEELEKQHGVGFHTISVPRLKAADGLSFDDYPHLVSDDEFRKLVAIIRLAVPFVGMILSTRESAEFRKELLGYGISQVSAGSCTGVGGYKEREEGINHEQFHTADDRSPMEVVSGLIEDGYIPSYCTACYRSGRTGDRFMQLAKSGSIGFVCEPNALMTLMEYIHDYGDDALREKTLPMIYEKANAIPRADVKELLLTNLEKIAAGERDLFL
- a CDS encoding DUF2971 domain-containing protein; protein product: MRMWAQYGDLHRGLCLAFSRDDLVDDIKKTYNNFKLYRGDIRYKDSSTDVRKAYHININSDALINFRDFFITEHLIRYREDLFFTKNTDWKDEFEYRLLLLTDNKKSDYFIDIHNSLKAVFCGLDFPDVYMSSLRNLLEYSNVEIYRLVLSNGVPSVIKLK